In Galactobacillus timonensis, the genomic window GTAAAGGATATGATCATTGTCAATGTGATGCGGGTCGTGATCGGTTCGCTGCTGAGCGGAACATTCCTTGGCAGTATGTTCTGGATCAGCTGCGGGGGAATTGTTCTTTCTTCGCTGGTTCTGATTCTGCTGGACCATCTGCATTCGTCGCTGCTGTTTACTTCGGTGTTCAGCTCGATTGCGCATTCGGTGGGGCAGACACTGGTGGTGATGGTGTTTTATATGCAGCCGGGGATTCTGGCGATTCTGCCGTACTTCCTGCTGATTTCCATTCCGACGGGATTGTTGACAGGAACGATTGCGAAGCTGGTGCTGAAAAGGATCAAG contains:
- a CDS encoding Gx transporter family protein, which codes for MRIERTRRFTYLAMLSAMAITLNLLETAILPPVFGFFRVGLANIIALVTIRILGVKDMIIVNVMRVVIGSLLSGTFLGSMFWISCGGIVLSSLVLILLDHLHSSLLFTSVFSSIAHSVGQTLVVMVFYMQPGILAILPYFLLISIPTGLLTGTIAKLVLKRIKPLRKDAWKEE